TCATTTTATCAAATTAATTTTAAGATAAGTTTGGACTTAATCTTAGTATCTTTAGGTAATAAACTAAGAAATTATGTGGCAGGAAATAGAAAATAAACTTTATAAGAATTTTGAGTTTAAAAACTTTTCAGAGGCATTCGCATTTATGACACGTGTGGCCTTAATTGCTGAGAAAATGGATCATCACCCTACTTGGACAAATACTTGGAATAGAGTAGAAGTCTGGCTTTCCACTCATGATGCAGGTAATATGATAACTAGAAAGGACGAAGACTTGGCTAAAGCAATAGATGAATTATTGTAGTCTTTATTTTAAGAGATTTAGATATGTTGGGGCACTACCATTACAGGAATTCTTGCATGACGAACCACAAATTCTGCAATACTACCCATAAAGAAATGTGCTAATCCCGTTCTACCATGTGTACCCATTACAATCAAGTCGGCTTTCCATTCTTTAGCGGTATTTAAAATTTCATCTTTAGGAAATCCCTCTGGAAAGAATTTGGATATTTCTATATTACCGTCAAGCGGTTCGTACATTTTAATTATTTGGTTCATCGTTTCTTCTGCTTGTTGCAACAAAATACTTTCACTTTGTTGTGGCGTAATATCCAAATCTATATTCACTATTTCACGACTTCTGTCTATAACGAAAATCAATCCTATCGCAGCATTTAATGTATGTGCTAGAGAGATTCCTTTTTTCGCACCATGTAAGGAGCATGGGCTGCTATCTATAGCAATTAAAATCTTTTTAAAAGACATGGCTTTATTGCTTTTAGAATTTAAAGTTACACTTTTCTGGATTATTTATTTATATTAATTATTATATCAACGGATATTTATTCTTTATTTGTTATATTTACAAATATCTATATAAAATAACTTTTTGTAGATTATATTTTAATTCATTTTTGTTCTTGCTAATAATATTTAAAAAAATAAAGCACGATTTTATTTATGCGAAAAATAATTATTTTATTAGTAATTTTTATTTCTGCTTTGAGTGTAAATGGACAGGAATATCTAATTACTAATTATGGCGCTTCATTAGATAGTAACAGGTTAAATACGACAGTAATACAAAACGTAATTGATAAAGCATCTTTAAATGGAGGAGGGACAATTGTCATTCCTAAAGGAGTCTTTTTAACGGGTGCATTATTTTTCCAGCCTAACACAAAGCTTAAATTAATGGAAGGAGCTAAATTAAAGGGCTCAGATAATATAGCAGATTATCCATTTGGTCCTTCAAGGATGGAAGGACATAACCTTTATTACTACGCTGCATTGATTAATGCTTATCATGTAAATAATTTTAGTATTACTGGTCCGGGAACCATTGATGGGAATGGCTTGAGTTATTGGACAGAATTTTGGAAAAGAAGAAAAGAGGCAAAGAAAGAAGGTAGAATACTCACTAATTTAGAAGTTCATCGCCCAAGGTTACTTTTTATTTGGCAATGTAATGATGTGGTAATAAAGGATGTGAAGTTGCATAATTCTGGTTTTTGGACGACCCATTTGTATGAATGTACGAATGTTTTAATAGATAGTTGTGACATTCGTTCTTCATTTAGCCCCGTGCCTGCACCCAGTACGGATGGGGTAGATATAGATGTTTGTAAAAATATCCTGATTAAAAATTCATATATTTCTGTGAATGATGATGGTGTCTGCATCAAAGGTGGTAAAGGCCCCAATGCGCAAAATATTGCCGGGAATGGTAGCGTAGAGAATGTGCTGATTGAGAATTGTACTTATGGAAGAGTCAATGCTTGTCTAACTTTTGGGAGTGAGTGTCTTCACGGAAAAAATATAGAAATAAGAAACTGTAAAGTAGATAATCATAATCCTATTTTACTGTTTAAAATGCGGCCCGATACTTATCAGGTTTATGAAAATGTGAAGGTGGATAATATAACCGGCAAGTGCGGCGTGATTGTAAAAATGTCACCTTGGACACAGTTTTTCGATATGAAGGGGAGCGAAGCAAAACCATTCGGAACGGTTCGCAATGTTAGTATTTCTAATGTGAATGTGCAATGTGAATCTTTGGGTATTATGAAGGGGAACCCGCTTGATAAAGTGTCAAATATTAGTTTTAAAAATATTAATGCACGCGCTCAAAAGCCCATATTTGAAACACCTTACAAAAATATCTCTATGGAGAATGTAATAGTCAATGGTAAATCTTTTAAATTGAATTAATGTTTTTTGAATGAGAAATATTTATCTCAAGAGAATCATTCCCAATAGGGTTGCTAACAGACTAAATACGACACTTAAAATAACATAAGAAAAGAAGTAGAAATAATCACCTTGTTTAAAGAGCGTGACGCTTTCAAATGAAAAGCTGGAGAATGTGGTGTATCCACCACAAAGGCCGGTAATTAGAAACAAGCGCCATTCAAAACCAAGCCCTGCATATTTTTCGAATACTGCATATAAAAGCCCAATAATAAAACAGCCACTCACATTTGCTACGAATGTGCCTAAGGGGAAAACCAGTGTAAACATGCTGCTTATAGCCAATTGTACTAAGTAACGAAAAATGCTACCTATTGCACCACCCAATCCTATTACAAATAACTGTTTAAACATGTTAATCTTTTTAATGCAAGTCCCAAAACTCTACTTCTTTAAAGATAGCCACTTTCCCTTTTAAGTGATTGTAATTTCTTAAGAAAAAACGTTCCCCATTTTCTCGGCTATCTATGAGTTCTACACACATATTCAATTTAGAATTGTCGCCCTCTGCCGTAAATGATTGATTTTTTTTTCTTATTGAATCCTGAATGTGTATGCAGTTTGCCCATTTTTTGTGTGATAATTCTTTTGCTCATTATCTCAATTATTTAATTAGTACAGAAACTGTCTTGTACATTAGGCTTTCCATTTCTTGCCTTTTAATCGTTCCTTTCTTAATTCACGTAAGGTATCTTTTGCACCTCTTTGTTCCTCAGCTGTAAGTTTTGAAAAGGCCAATCTTTGCGATTGATAAATACCTGAATGTCCGCTAAAATAGTAAGCTGTAAAACAAGCAACTGCATAATACAAAGCATACTCCCCGCCAAACAATTCAATGCCCATTAAAGTACAAGCAATAGGCGTGTTAGTGGCTCCAGCGAAGACGGCAATAAATCCAAGTCCTGCCATTAAATCTACCGGGGCGCCGGTAATCATTGCAAAGGCGTTACCCAATGCTGCACCTATGAAAAAGAGGGGTGTAACTTCTCCACCTTTGAAACCCATACTTAGCGTGATAGCTGTAAACAGTAATTTCCAGAACCAGCTAAAATACCCTGCACCGCCAGCTTTGAAACAAGTTAAGATTGATACACTATTGGGGTCTGGGTTAGAAACACCAAGGCCTAAATAACTATCTGTTCCCAAAATATAGGTAAGTACTATAATGAGGCATCCCCCAAGAACAGGAATCAGCCATTTCGTTTTGATAAATTTGTTGCTGTAATTTTTGATAGTATGACATAGTTCTGAGAATAAATAACTCGCCAATCCAAAACAAATACCCCCCATGACAACTTTTAAAAGTAACCTTAAATCAAAATGGATAAATTTGGCTGTATAAACAATTGTGTCTTTAAATGTAATAAAATATGCCGTGTGGTGAATTCCCCAAGATTTACAGGCAATATCTGCTAATACGCTTGCGATAAGACAGGGAAGCAAAGCCTTATGGGTAATTTTCCCTACTGTTAATACTTCTAAAGCAAATATGCCGCCACTGAGGGGTACACCAAATACAGAACCAAAACCTGCGGCAATTCCCATCATTAAAAGAATACGTGTATCTTCTTTATTAAGCTTAAATTTCTTTACAAAAAAACCCGCTATGCTTCCGCCAATTTGTATGGCTGTCCCTTCACGGCCGGCAGATCCGCCAAATAAGTGGGTAATAACAGTGGTGATTAATACCAGGGGTGCCATTCTGAAAGGGATGCCACCACCTGGTTTGTGGATTTCATCGATGATTAAGTTATTCCCCGCTTCTGCATTTTTACCTGAAAATTTATAACTGAAATAAATAATTACGCCGGCAATTGGTAACAAAAATAATAACCAAGGATGTGCCCATCGAAAGCTTGTTGCCGTTTCTAAAAGCCATAGAAACAAGGCGACTACTGAACCTATTATAGCCGCTACAGGAATAGCTATTAAGCTCCACCTTAATAAGTGTTTCAGAATAATAATGTGCTCGTAACGCGATTTGATTTTTTTCATAAACTCCTACAAATAAATTAAATGCCGTATGTTTTATACAGTTCTATTTGTAGGTGCCATCAGCTTTTCGATGAAAAGCGGTTAAGTAGGAAGACGCCATTTCCTTTTAATAAAAAGCAAAGTTAATCGATAATTTTATTTCTTTAAAATTAAATAGAAAGTATTTTAATGTAAATGCGATATTGAACGCTCTACTGTACATATTTATAATAGAAGTTTATTTTTTATTCTGTAGCTAGGGTAAAACCTTTAAAGGTGAAGCCGCCTTTTGTAAAATAGATTTTTATTTTGTTGACGCCTTTTTTTAAGAAAATCGAACTTGTTTTAGAGGCTTCAAAGTTGGTATTGTTTCCTGTATTTTCAACTTTTAAATTTTGTAAAAACAATTTGTCATTATTGAAAATATTGATCATTCCACCATTGTTTTTACTCGCTGTAAGGTATGAGATACGGTATTTTCCAGTTTTATTGACGGATACAGTATATTGGAGCCATTCGCCATTTTCTATAGAGAAAACATAAGGTTGATGGTTGGCATCATTTTTAATATCTACGCCGTCATTTCTATAAGTATGTCCACGATTTCCTTCTGTATGTACACCAGGCGTGTACATGTAACTTGCTGTATCGGCATCATTGTAGGCGAAACCGTTTCTGCCTAAATCGTAATCGACTGCCTTAATAAAGGTGTTTTTTGAAATGGTATTGGGCTTAAATGGAAGGGTAGAGGTGGTATAAGGTTGTCTAAACATGGCATCAATTACATCCTTATGAAAAATGTTGTTTTCTATTTTAATATTTTGAAGTAAACTGTTTAATATTTGTTCGGCTTTTACCTTTGATAGGGTTATCTTTTTACCTGCACAATAATCTACAAATTGCTGATAATTTTTTGGCTCTTTTATTTCCAAAGGATTGTTGATGCCCATTTTCTTTAATTGCCACCAACTCCAACCAATATCGTTTTTCTCCATCAAACGAATATTATTGGTAAACCAGGTATTGGAATTCTCTCCCGTTTCGCCCAACCAAAGTGGCACATTATATTTTGTTCTGTAATCTAGGAATTTTTGAATAGATGCTTGATTATTAAAATTACCATATTTGTGAAAACTGATGACCATATTTTTATCCCAAAGAGGGAACATGCCATTGTAATTATTGGCAAAACCATTTCCTTCTAAAATAATGATATGGTTGGAATCCACACTCCGTATGGCTTTGGTAATACGGATAAATAAATTGTGCAATGGAATATTCCTTTTTTCGGTCGTGCCTCTTGTGTCTTTTGGGTCATCAAACCCCCAATTCGTTTCATTTAGAATATCATAACCACCAATGCTTGTATTGTTTGCATAACGGATTGCCAGTTTTTTCCAGAGAGCTACTGTTTTATCTTGATTGGCTTTGGATTGCCATAATGATGGTTCATCGGGATGCCTATCAGAAATGGCCAGATCATTGCCTTCTCCACCGGGTGCCGCATGTAAATCTAATATTAAATATATATGATCTTGCTTGCACCAATTCAATAAAGAATCAATCATTTCAAAACCTTTTGGCAGCCAGGTGTTTTGGCCCTTTATTGGTTCTTCCTTAACGGATAAAGTGAATAAGCGGTAATGCAAAGGGAGTCGAATCGCATTAAAACCCCAAGACGCCATGGAGTCTATATCTGCTTTCTGTGTATGGAATTTAAGCCACTTATTATAAAAAATAGCTGTTTCTTTTTCACCAATCAGATCGGTTATTTTGCCTTTAATTTTGTATTGCTGCCCCAGAAAGCCTAAGTGAAACATATAGCCTTCTTGCAGCATCCAGCCACCAAACCCCATACTTCTAATGATAAAATCTTTGTTGGTATTATTCACTATCTTCTTGCCTTGTACACGAAGAAAACCTTGTGCTTTTATCTGTTGTGCAGATAAGAAAATGGCTATAACAATAATGGTATTTGAAAATATCTTTTGCACTTTTATTTTTTAGAGAGGTTTATAATAGCGAACATAATCAATGAGCATTCTTTGTGGAAATTTTGTTGTACTATCAGGATTACCCGGCCAATCACCGCCGACTGCAACATTAAATAATAAGAAAAAAGGATTGTCAAAAGGATAGCTGCCGTCTTTAAAATCTTGCCGCGAAACTTTTACATAAGGAATATTGTCTACCAATATTTGCATGGAGTCTTTCTTCCGAATTAAACTATACAAGTGAAAGTTTTTTGAGAAATCTTCATTAATTAAATTATATCTGTTATTAATGGTTCCTTCTGTTTGATCAGCTTTTTCCCAATGAAAAGAACCCACTATCTGTTGGGGATTTTTTCCCACTAATTCCATTATGTCAATTTCCCCACATTCAGGCCAATTAACTTTTGCTACATTGCTACCTAACATCCACAGCGCTGGCCACATTCCACTGGATACTGGTAGTTTGGCACGCATATCAATTCTCCCATAGGTAAATTCTTTTTTGTTTTGTGTGGTAATTCTCGCGGATGTATAATGAAAAGAATCGCAATTTTCTTTCCTTGCTTCCATTACTAAAATCCCTTTAGAGATATAAACATTTTTGGGACTTGAAGTGTAATACTCCAATTCATTATTGCCCCACCCTTTATGGTTTCCTATTTCGTAATTCCATACTTTTTTGTTCAGTTTTTTTTCATTAAATTCATCATGCCAGGCCAAAGTATAGCCCTTATATTGTGGAATTGAATCGATATGAATTATTTTTCTCGCGTAAGATTTATACATTACCATTAAACAAGGTAGGAGTAGGGCACTATATAGAAATTTGTTTTTCATTATTAGTGTAATTTTATTTCAAAACATAAAGAATGATTCAATTTATCGAGCTTTCAAACCCTCTCTACCAAATGAATGTAGCGACAGCACCGGCCGGCAATGTTGGTGAAACAACTTGTCCTTTGAACTGAATATTAAACGTAGTCGTAGTAGTAGCCTTGTTCAACACAATTAATACTTTTTTGCCATCGGGCGTTTGAAAAGCAACATTTGGTAAATTACTTGCCGCCGTTGAGGCAATACGCACCGATCCAGGTCGAACAAATTTAGCTGCATGTGCGACTACATAATAGCTTTGATTTCTTTGCAATACGGATGTTCCACTAATGGTAACTGCACCCAGACAATTAGAGCAACCACCACTTAAATGTGGTTCGTAGTTCGGGTCTGATGCGAGATTCCATTCCAATGCATTTCTACTCCAATTGGTAGTGGCACCGATAATCACATTTTGGACATGCCATTGTAAATCGCCACCGAAGCTACCGTTGCCAAATGTAGCCTGTTCAGTAAAATAAATATTCTTATTTGGATACTGATTATGTACCGATGACATTGTACCAATATCACCTGCGTATAAATGGAAAGCTGAGCCGTCTACAAGATTGTATGTATTTGGATCATTCAATATATACGTAGCATATTCCGGGTGGTCTAAGTTGTGGTCATAAACGACAATTTTTGTCTTTATTCCATTTGCCTGAAAAGCAGGCGCTAAATAGTTTTTGATAAAATTATCCTCCGCTGTATCAACCATTAACATTGAGGGGTTGTTATAAGCATTTAAAGGCTCGTTTTGAGGCGTTATTGCATCGATAGTAACGCCCGCTGCCGCCATTGCTTGAATATATTTTACAAAATAATTTGCATAAATAGCATAACATACCGGTTTCAAAATACCTGGTGTCGCTCCGCCACCATAAAGGCTATTATTTGTTTTCATCCAAGCCGGCGCACTCCATGGTGTAGCAATAATTTTGATTGCCGGATTTAATGTTAATATTTTTTGTAATACCGGAATCAAATCTTTCTTTTCCATATCGACGCTAAAATGTTGCAAAGTAGAATCACCAGGTGTATCGTCATATGTAAAGGCTGTTGCGCTTAAATCGGATGCGCCAATACTTAACCGCAAATAGCTGACGCCAATATGGTTAGAGTCTGTTAGAAAAAGTTCTCTTAATAAATCATCTTTTGTTGCCGGAGCAAGTCCATTAATAAGAGAAGCGCTTCCACCGGTAAGTGCATAGCCAAAACCATCGATAGTTTGAAATTTTTGGGTACTATCTACATTAATCGTTGGATAAGCGTTTGTTGAGGATGCAAAATTCAACCCCACATTTTGTTGTTGAAATAAGGCTGACTTGTCTGCTGTTGTGAGCCAATAGGCTACATCGGCTTTTATAAAACCACTATATACCTGAACCGACAATGTAGTATCTTTTTTTATTGACCCGTTGTACGCAATTACCCGTACAGGATAAGTAGTGGTTGTTCCGGGGTTAGCTGTAAATGAATAACTGACTGTACCTCCGCCTGAATTGGTCAGCGTAAAAGTCTTATTACTTTCAGTGGGTAAAATAATCTGGTAAGTGGTGGCGTTAGTTGCCGACACGCTAATATTAACCGTTCCGCTCCCGTCGCCGTTAGGTGAAGAACTTGATGCGCCAACTAATTGTATCAAAACCTGTAAATTGGTTGGGGCTTTGGTGCTACTCTGAGGAATATCATTTTTTGAACAGGCGAACGAAAAAATTATCGAGAGGAAATATGCTCCGATTAAACCGGCTTTTTTAAAGAAATTCATTCAAAAATATTTTTGTTAATTATTAGAGACACAGATAACACGGGTATTATCGATTATACGGTTTTGGGTGATCTCCACGAAAATCTGTTTAGTCCGTGTCATCTGTGTGCTAAAACATTTAATTATACACTCTTACATAATCTACATACATTGTTGAACCCGAACCCAGGTTAATTGGGTTACCACCCATATCTCCCCCGACTGCGACATTGAAAATGAAGAAGAAATTCTGGTTAAACGGTTTTCCCAAATCATTCGCCACGCTATCGATCTTTACGCCGTCAACATAAAATGCAATGTGGTCCTTTCGCCAATCCATAGAATAAACGTGGAAGTCGGAAGTGGCGCCTGATACTTGAAGTTTTTTATTAGTATCGCCACCCCAGTGCAATGAACTTCCTACAACATTCAGCCCCCAAGTATTTGTTGCAGCCTCCATCATATCGATTTCGCCACAAGCTGGCCAACCCACAGTGCCAATATTGTTCCCCAACAGCCAAAGCGCAGGCCATGTACCTGGATCACCCGGAATCTTTGCCCTTATATCAACTCTTCCGTAGGTAAAGGAATATTTACCAGAAGTATTTATTCTGGCAGAAGTATAATTCCATCCACTGTTGTTATAATTGGGAGAATTAAGCGCTGTAATCTGTAGGTATCCATTTTGCACGCTTACATTTGCCGGATTGCTCGTATAATATTCTTTTTCATTGTTTACGCCGAGATTTCCGGTCTCATAGTTCCATATTTTCGTGTTTAAGGCTGTACTATCAAACTCGTCAGACCATACAATATTCTGGCCAGTGGGATTGCAGTAAACTGTCACAAATACAGTAGTATCTTTGTGTACTGCATTGTGATATGCCGAAATATTTATTGGATATTTAGTCGTTGTTCCTGGTGCAGAAGTGAAAACACATTCAACTGTACCACTCGAACCTGTTAGCGTATATGTCTTATTACTTTCTGTAGGCAGCACTATTTGAAAAGCATTCGCATTGGTTGCCGAAAATGAAAGATTAACCTTCCCGCTACCATCCCCATTGGGCGTAGAAGTGTTTGCGCCAACCACCTGAATATTGATACTAAGATTAGTTGGAACTTGATTATTTTCAGGTGAACTGCCACCTTTTGAACATGCAGCCAATAAGAAAAAGGACAACACAGAAAACAGGGTCACTTTATACATATTATTATTCATTTTTAAAAAATTTATTCCCCATACTTTGTATAATATATCCTTGACAAGGCATCAAGCCTTGTCAAGGATATTGACTTTATTTAAAAACTGTTTTTAGCCTTTAACGATAAGATTTAAGTCGGAATCCCCAATAATTATTGATATTGGCGACAAATATTCCAAACACAATTTCATCGTAGGTTCCACCTGCATCCACTTGATTGGTCGATATCTTCAATACATCATAAGTAGCAGATTGTAATGTAGGAGTTTTCTGCTCAACAGTATTGGATTTATCAGACAATCCTATATGAGCGCCTACACCATATACGGTAACTGTTCCTAATCCCATAGCGCCGCCGGAAGCAGAAATAGAATAAGTAAAAGTACCGCTACCCCAGGGCTTCAATGCCGGAACTACGTTATAAAGTGCTGTAGAAATAGGAGTAGGGGTGCTGGTGGAAGCTATCTCCTGAGAAGAAGAGCCAATAGCCGAATCTCTGGTAGATGCATAAGTTCCCTGATAATCGCTCCACGGAGCCGGTAAAGTTCCAGATGCAGTCCAGGGAGAATGGCCACCGTCTAAATACACCGTATTATTATCATTATAAATCATACTTTTCCCTGTTGTAAAAGTATATTTGTCATCCAGATAACCGTCGCGGCCGGTGCTATCGGCAATTTCTGCTGCGCCGAATGCCCACCATGCGCCACCACCACCATTTACTACACTTAATACATCTGCATAACTATCCCATACTACGCAAGAAGCAACAACCCTGTTAGGTATCCAGGTTCTTTGTGTAAGCCCTATTCCGGAGCCATCCAAAATGCCAAAAATACCATTTGGATCCAGGCCATAAGGATTATCCTGTGCTATATTTACAACTTGTGTAGCCATACTCGTGAGGCCGCCATTTCCGGTGGCAGTTAGTTTTACCGTATAAGCGCCTGCATTGGGTATGGTTACCTTTACCGTATCTCCTGTAAAAGTACCTATACTACCGCCATCGGAGCCGGTAACAGTCCAACTGGCGCTTTTACTGAATAAACTCGTACTGATCAATTCAAGGTTTTGCGGATTTGCAAAACTTGAAGGTGTCAACATTTGAGATTTGAAACTTGCCTTAACAGTATAAGGGTTATCTTGTGCTACATTGATTGTTTGCGAAACAGAATCCGTGCCGCCCTGCCCGGCTACGGTCAATTGAACGGCATAGTTTCCGGCATTTTGTATTACAACTTTTACCGTATCTCCTTTATATCTTCCGATACCCGGAATATTCCAGTAAGCAATGCTTGGCGTTGATGTAGTATTGATCAATTCAAGATTCCATGCTGTCGAATCACTTGTCGGCGTTATTGCAGCGCTCGTAAAACTAGCTGATGGGAAAGCTCCTAACGAGGGATTTTTTTTCTGACAGGAGCTAAAGAATAAACTCGCTGCCGAAACAATCACCCCGAAAGAGATGATTATTTTAAAATTTCTTTTATTCATATTATGATCGATTTATAATTAATAATTATTGCGGATAGCCGAAGTTTTGTTTGAAATTCGGATTTTGCATGTCCCTGTAAGAAATAGGAAACAGCTCATTCTTGCCGGCCGTAAAACCTCTTGAAGCTAATACAGTTGCAGCCTGTCCTGTACGAACCAAATCGAACCAGCGTGTTCCTTCGCCCATCAATTCCAAACGGCGCTCGTCATATATTTTTTGCAATGTAAGAGCGGCTAAAGGTGTTGCGCCTGCCCTCAAACGCACGGCATTTACCAATGCTAAAGCACGGTTAGCATCACCACCGCTTTTCAGCAATGCTTCTGCTTCCATTAAATAAGTATCTGCCAGGCGAATAATATAAGTATCCTGTTGAAAATTCAAGGGCGCATCACCACCCAGATTTGTTTCGTCTGTTTTCAGCGGCATGAACTTATTCAAAAAATAACCTGTATTTTGGTACCCTGCATTTGGATTATATTGTGCATATCCGGCATTTTCCAATGCCTGCATATCAAAAATGCTGGCAGCAAAACGTGTGTCTGTTCCTGTCATATTGTTTTTCATAAAATCGTAGCAGGTGGGCGTAATCGGGTTAAAGCTCCATGCCCCTACCGTACTCAATGCCGGTGCATGAGCCGGATCTTTTACGACATAACCTCTTGGACCTACTAGTGTACACAACGTAGTTCCCATATCCGAACCACTGCTCCAATTTCCCCAACCCGTTAAACCTTGATTGGTATGTACATCTTCAAAAATAGATTCCGAATTAAAACGTCCCGGTGAGTTTCCAAATAAAGGGTTTGAAGCAGTTAGTTTGTTGCTCCATAGATCGGCAAAATGAGTCAATAACTGATAACCAAAAGGGCTGGTAAAACTCGTTCCGTTTTGCGTACCATTCACCTTCGCCAAAGTTTGTGCCGCTAAAGCATATTTTGAATGATCTCCTGCAAAGGCAGCACTTCCATCAGAGTTTTTTGCCCCCGGCAAGCCGTCACCTTCGTACAAATATACTTTTCCCAATAAAGCGGTTGCAGCGCCTTGTGTCAGCCTCCCTGCATCTGATGCTGTGAGTGTTTTTGGTAAATCAGGAATAGCCGCCGTCAGGTCCTGTTCTATCTGTGCATATACTTCCGGAATAGTGGATTGCTTAACCGTATTAATTTCAGCAGCGCTTACCGGATGAATAAATAATGGAACATTGCCCCAAATACGCACTAAATTAAAATAGTAGTATGCCCGCAACGCCTTACATTCTGCAACGATTCTTGCAGTGTCGGTTACGCCTTTCGCAGTGCCAATATTATCTAACAAGGCATTAGCATTAGCAATACCGATAAAATAGGTGTACCACAAATTTGCTGGGCCATTGGTGTTGTCTCCAATATTAGTACCATTCATCTTATAGTCAGAAACAAACTGTACGCCACTTCCGTCAGTAGGGCCGCCACCACCACAATAAGCTTCATCTGAAGCGGCATTC
The Arachidicoccus soli DNA segment above includes these coding regions:
- a CDS encoding glycoside hydrolase family 30 protein, which translates into the protein MNFFKKAGLIGAYFLSIIFSFACSKNDIPQSSTKAPTNLQVLIQLVGASSSSPNGDGSGTVNISVSATNATTYQIILPTESNKTFTLTNSGGGTVSYSFTANPGTTTTYPVRVIAYNGSIKKDTTLSVQVYSGFIKADVAYWLTTADKSALFQQQNVGLNFASSTNAYPTINVDSTQKFQTIDGFGYALTGGSASLINGLAPATKDDLLRELFLTDSNHIGVSYLRLSIGASDLSATAFTYDDTPGDSTLQHFSVDMEKKDLIPVLQKILTLNPAIKIIATPWSAPAWMKTNNSLYGGGATPGILKPVCYAIYANYFVKYIQAMAAAGVTIDAITPQNEPLNAYNNPSMLMVDTAEDNFIKNYLAPAFQANGIKTKIVVYDHNLDHPEYATYILNDPNTYNLVDGSAFHLYAGDIGTMSSVHNQYPNKNIYFTEQATFGNGSFGGDLQWHVQNVIIGATTNWSRNALEWNLASDPNYEPHLSGGCSNCLGAVTISGTSVLQRNQSYYVVAHAAKFVRPGSVRIASTAASNLPNVAFQTPDGKKVLIVLNKATTTTTFNIQFKGQVVSPTLPAGAVATFIW
- a CDS encoding glycoside hydrolase family 16 protein, coding for MNNNMYKVTLFSVLSFFLLAACSKGGSSPENNQVPTNLSINIQVVGANTSTPNGDGSGKVNLSFSATNANAFQIVLPTESNKTYTLTGSSGTVECVFTSAPGTTTKYPINISAYHNAVHKDTTVFVTVYCNPTGQNIVWSDEFDSTALNTKIWNYETGNLGVNNEKEYYTSNPANVSVQNGYLQITALNSPNYNNSGWNYTSARINTSGKYSFTYGRVDIRAKIPGDPGTWPALWLLGNNIGTVGWPACGEIDMMEAATNTWGLNVVGSSLHWGGDTNKKLQVSGATSDFHVYSMDWRKDHIAFYVDGVKIDSVANDLGKPFNQNFFFIFNVAVGGDMGGNPINLGSGSTMYVDYVRVYN
- a CDS encoding RagB/SusD family nutrient uptake outer membrane protein; the encoded protein is MKIKNYIAVRWLLAFSILLGFASCSKSLTADTKTDAKIPLGDYYQTPSQVYSALASAYSSVRINAGAFYNQTFVMNAASDEAYCGGGGPTDGSGVQFVSDYKMNGTNIGDNTNGPANLWYTYFIGIANANALLDNIGTAKGVTDTARIVAECKALRAYYYFNLVRIWGNVPLFIHPVSAAEINTVKQSTIPEVYAQIEQDLTAAIPDLPKTLTASDAGRLTQGAATALLGKVYLYEGDGLPGAKNSDGSAAFAGDHSKYALAAQTLAKVNGTQNGTSFTSPFGYQLLTHFADLWSNKLTASNPLFGNSPGRFNSESIFEDVHTNQGLTGWGNWSSGSDMGTTLCTLVGPRGYVVKDPAHAPALSTVGAWSFNPITPTCYDFMKNNMTGTDTRFAASIFDMQALENAGYAQYNPNAGYQNTGYFLNKFMPLKTDETNLGGDAPLNFQQDTYIIRLADTYLMEAEALLKSGGDANRALALVNAVRLRAGATPLAALTLQKIYDERRLELMGEGTRWFDLVRTGQAATVLASRGFTAGKNELFPISYRDMQNPNFKQNFGYPQ